In Acholeplasma equirhinis, the following proteins share a genomic window:
- a CDS encoding glycogen synthase, whose protein sequence is MKVAFVTSEMFPFSKTGGLADIAYFLPKGLAKLNTDMTVFTPYYRTARIDFNLLSFLGKKTIRMGGIETDVNYFTYDFEGVKVIFVQNMHYFERDRLYGYNDDAERFTCFSYAVLEGLELLDHMPDLLHINDWQTGMIPYLYEKHYKGKFTYSKLRITMTIHNMEYQGNFDTYVARFFNHDFDYEYIHFDRVNFLKTGILKSDKINTVSPSYRNEILSLDYGFSLDGILNYRKNDLVGILNGIDDETFNPEKDKFIENYNFSNYKAGKLAAKKKVYDAFHLDKTYEKTLVIYIGRYANQKGLWMIQNSLEDLIHHSDAQFFFLGSGDPNYENFFKVMTEKYPGRVGNYIGFNERLAHELYAASDIFLMPSEFEPCGLGQMISMKYGSLPVVRETGGLKDTVLPYNQYTGEGTGFSFKNLSMIDFKDKVFEAIMLKKNNPKIWDSLVRQAMEKDYSMEKMAKAYLEFYKTIIGG, encoded by the coding sequence ATGAAAGTAGCATTTGTAACATCAGAAATGTTTCCTTTTTCTAAAACTGGTGGGTTGGCTGATATTGCTTACTTTTTACCAAAAGGACTTGCTAAATTAAATACTGATATGACCGTTTTTACACCATATTACAGAACTGCAAGAATAGATTTTAATCTCTTATCATTCTTAGGTAAAAAAACTATTCGAATGGGTGGTATAGAGACAGATGTGAATTATTTCACATATGATTTTGAAGGTGTAAAAGTAATTTTTGTTCAAAATATGCACTATTTTGAGCGTGATAGACTTTATGGCTATAATGATGATGCAGAACGATTCACATGTTTTAGTTATGCTGTTTTAGAAGGTTTAGAATTACTTGATCATATGCCTGATTTATTACATATTAATGACTGGCAAACCGGAATGATTCCTTATTTATATGAAAAACATTATAAAGGTAAGTTTACCTATTCTAAACTACGTATAACTATGACTATACATAATATGGAGTATCAAGGAAACTTTGATACCTATGTTGCAAGATTTTTCAATCATGATTTTGATTATGAATACATCCATTTTGATAGAGTTAATTTCTTAAAGACAGGTATCTTAAAATCCGATAAGATTAATACGGTATCACCATCTTACAGAAATGAAATTTTATCACTTGATTATGGATTTTCACTTGACGGTATTCTAAATTACAGAAAAAATGATTTAGTTGGTATTTTAAATGGAATTGATGATGAAACTTTCAATCCAGAAAAAGATAAGTTTATTGAAAACTATAATTTTTCAAACTATAAAGCGGGTAAATTAGCAGCTAAAAAGAAGGTTTATGATGCCTTTCACTTAGATAAAACTTATGAAAAGACATTAGTTATCTATATCGGACGATATGCGAATCAAAAAGGTCTTTGGATGATTCAAAATAGTTTAGAAGATCTTATTCATCATTCTGATGCACAATTTTTCTTTTTAGGTTCGGGTGATCCTAACTATGAAAACTTCTTTAAAGTTATGACTGAAAAGTATCCCGGAAGAGTTGGAAACTATATCGGATTTAATGAAAGACTTGCACATGAATTGTATGCAGCAAGTGATATCTTCTTAATGCCTAGTGAATTTGAACCCTGTGGTCTTGGACAAATGATTTCAATGAAGTATGGTTCTTTACCCGTTGTTAGAGAAACTGGTGGATTAAAAGATACTGTCCTACCTTATAATCAATATACGGGTGAAGGCACAGGTTTCAGTTTTAAGAATTTATCTATGATTGATTTTAAAGATAAAGTTTTTGAAGCAATTATGTTAAAGAAAAATAATCCGAAAATTTGGGATAGTTTAGTCAGACAAGCAATGGAAAAAGATTACTCAATGGAAAAAATGGCGAAAGCTTATTTAGAATTCTATAAAACAATAATTGGGGGATAA
- a CDS encoding glucose-1-phosphate adenylyltransferase has product METLALILAGGKGTRLDLLSNRRSKPAMPFAGKYRIIDFALSNCSQSGIYDIAILTQYLPLSLNEHIGSGKPWDLDRNNSAVTLLQPHDMWYKGTADAVSKNMEFIKKKSPKYVLILSGDHIYKMDYRKMIQHHKASGAKLTIACQEVDPKEVSRFGIMSINRADEILDFEEKPETSKSNLASMGIYLFELDLLEKVTSQIKEEDLDFGKHIIPFLIKNTSKMVYAYKFNDYWQDVGTYDSYLETNLDMIKSYTQLDLYDPSWKIFTKSEERPPVKIYEGAKVEHALISNGCVIEGTVINSVLSPGVRVGKGSIVKDSIILNDTIISQNVTIDKCIIDKHVVVGNNVYLGFGDDLTPNKEKTELLTSGITVVEKSAVIPSNTKIGRNCRIFRSAQYESKEIPSGSTLK; this is encoded by the coding sequence ATGGAAACACTCGCACTGATTTTAGCTGGTGGTAAAGGTACAAGATTAGATTTATTATCTAATCGACGCAGTAAACCTGCAATGCCATTTGCAGGTAAATATCGTATTATTGATTTTGCATTATCAAATTGTAGTCAATCTGGCATCTATGATATCGCAATCCTAACACAGTATTTACCACTTTCTTTAAATGAACATATTGGTTCTGGTAAACCTTGGGATTTAGACAGAAATAATTCTGCAGTTACACTCCTTCAACCACATGATATGTGGTATAAAGGGACTGCAGATGCAGTTTCTAAAAACATGGAGTTTATTAAGAAGAAATCTCCTAAATATGTCTTAATTTTATCTGGTGACCATATTTATAAAATGGATTACCGAAAGATGATTCAACATCATAAAGCTAGTGGTGCGAAATTAACGATTGCTTGTCAGGAAGTTGATCCAAAAGAAGTTTCAAGATTTGGTATCATGTCGATTAACAGAGCAGACGAAATCTTAGATTTTGAAGAAAAACCTGAAACTTCTAAGAGTAATTTAGCAAGCATGGGTATTTATCTTTTTGAATTAGATTTACTTGAAAAAGTTACTTCACAAATTAAAGAAGAAGATTTAGATTTTGGTAAACATATCATTCCGTTTTTAATTAAAAATACATCTAAAATGGTGTATGCGTACAAATTTAATGATTACTGGCAAGATGTTGGAACCTATGATTCATATTTAGAAACTAATTTGGATATGATTAAATCATATACGCAGCTTGATTTATATGATCCAAGTTGGAAAATCTTTACTAAATCAGAGGAAAGACCACCTGTTAAAATATATGAAGGTGCTAAAGTAGAACACGCATTGATCTCAAATGGCTGTGTCATTGAAGGAACAGTTATTAATTCAGTCTTATCTCCTGGTGTTAGAGTTGGTAAGGGAAGTATAGTTAAGGATTCAATTATTTTAAATGACACAATCATTTCTCAAAATGTAACAATTGATAAATGTATTATTGATAAACATGTGGTTGTAGGAAATAATGTATATTTAGGATTTGGTGATGATTTAACACCGAATAAAGAAAAAACTGAACTTTTAACATCAGGTATAACAGTTGTTGAAAAGTCGGCTGTGATTCCTTCAAACACTAAAATTGGTAGAAACTGTAGAATCTTTAGATCTGCTCAATATGAATCTAAAGAAATTCCAAGTGGATCAACACTTAAATAA